A stretch of Lathyrus oleraceus cultivar Zhongwan6 chromosome 6, CAAS_Psat_ZW6_1.0, whole genome shotgun sequence DNA encodes these proteins:
- the LOC127093088 gene encoding monothiol glutaredoxin-S11 translates to MEKVMRLTTEKGVVIFTKSSCCLCYAVNFLFQEIGVFPVIHEIDKDPEGKEMEKALKKLGLNAPVPAVFIGGKLVGSTNEVMSLHLRGSLIPLLRPNRV, encoded by the coding sequence ATGGAGAAGGTGATGAGGTTGACTACAGAAAAGGGGGTGGTGATATTCACAAAGAGCTCTTGTTGTCTGTGTTATGCAGTTAACTTTCTGTTTCAAGAAATCGGAGTGTTCCCTGTGATTCATGAAATTGACAAAGACCCTGAAGGCAAAGAAATGGAGAAAGCTTTAAAAAAGTTGGGTTTGAATGCACCTGTCCCTGCAGTGTTCATCGGAGGAAAGCTAGTGGGGTCCACCAATGAAGTAATGTCACTCCATTTAAGGGGTTCACTCATTCCACTACTAAGGCCAAACCGAGTTTAA